A DNA window from Labrus mixtus chromosome 4, fLabMix1.1, whole genome shotgun sequence contains the following coding sequences:
- the tcp11l1 gene encoding T-complex protein 11-like protein 1 yields MPKGTDHLECGGDEESKERMQDASEEKGSKRVCADTPSPTRGETPQASPPRFVSVEELMEAAKGVTNMALAHEIMVNQEFQVKPSELPEGSLERRVKDIMHKAFWDCLDAQMKEDPPKYENAIKLLAEIKKTLLSFLQTGQGRLRSRIEEVLDLPLLQQQADNGALDISQLSHFIMGMMGSLCAPCRDEDINNLKQITDIIPLLRAIFSVLDVMKMDMANFALSSIRPHLMQQSAEYERSKFRDFLEKQPNALDYTEKWLENSMRSLREARETGSASSEPPSLSPVDVHNHAYLLLLKWDHASDPFPETVLMDQVRFQDMQQEAEKLVLLSSVLLIVYTSTGEAISGLPGLIETLKNTVNVMLANIHTPSFSEQEALATIGEKLCVDLTECLSKHGYAPFSAEQQNTFRGQISATIQPDNTVRKLIGSRVQSYLLASLESSQHKSPSLPGGLTPVSRELKELAVRFSRLVNFNKLVFSPFYQKILHKILTAGEIPSIDT; encoded by the exons ATGCCAAAGGGGACAGACCACCTGGAGTgtggaggagacgaggagtcaAAGGAGAGGATGCAAGATGCTTCTGAGGAGAAAGGGAGTAAAAGGGTCTGTGCAGATACTCCAAGCCCGACTAGAGGGGAAACTCCTCAAG CCAGTCCTCCCAGGTTTGTCTCGGTGGAGGAACTGATGGAAGCTGCCAAAGGAGTCACAAACATGGCTTTGGCTCATGAGATAATGGTCAACCAGGAGTTTCAAGTCAAACCTTCAGAGCTACCAGAGGGGAG TTTGGAGCGCAGAGTGAAGGATATTATGCACAAAGCTTTCTGGGATTGCTTGGATGCTCAGATGAAGGAGGATCCACCAAAGTATGAAAATGCCATTAAATTGCTGGCTGAGATTAAAAAG ACGCTACTGTCTTTCTTGCAAACGGGCCAAGGACGTCTGCGCTCCCGTATAGAGGAGGTTCTGGACCTGCCTCTCTTACAGCAGCAGGCTGACAATGGAGCACTTGACATCAGTCAACTGTCCCATTTCATCATGGGGATGATGGGTTCGCTGTGCGCCCCCTGCAGAGATGAGGACATCAATAACCTGAAGCAGATCACTGATATTATTCCTCTACTTAG GGCAATATTCTCTGTACTGGATGTGATGAAGATGGACATGGCTAACTTTGCTCTGAGCAGCATTAGGCCTCATCTAATGCAGCAATCAGCTGAGTATGAGAGGAGCAAATTCCGGGACTTTTTAGAGAAGCAACCAA ATGCTTTAGACTACACTGAGAAGTGGCTTGAGAACTCAATGAGATCCCTGAGAGAAGCCAGGGAGACTGGCTCTGCCTCATCTGAGCCTCCCTCACTCAGTCCAGTTGATGTCCATAATCATGCCTATCTACTCCTGCTGAAGTGGGATCATGCGTCTGACCCATTCCCAGAG ACAGTGTTGATGGATCAGGTTCGGTTCCAGGACATGCAGCAGGAGGCTGAGAAGTTAGTTCTGCTCTCCTCTGTGCTCCTCATTGTCTACACGTCCACAGGAGAAGCTATCTCTGGCCTCCCAGGGCTTATTGAGACTCTTAAAAACACTGTCAATGTCATGCttgcaaacatacacacacc GTCATTTAGTGAACAGGAGGCCTTAGCCACCATCGGGGAGAAACTGTGCGTTGATCTGACGGAGTGTCTCAGCAAACACGGATATGCTCCCTTCTCAGCTGAACAACAGAACACTTTCAGGGGACAAATCTCAGCCACCATCCAGCCAGACAACACAGTCCGCAAGCTGATTG GCTCACGAGTTCAGAGCTATCTCCTGGCTTCCCTTGAGTCCAGTCAACATAAGAGCCCTTCTCTCCCGGGAGGTCTGACTCCAGTCAGCAGGGAGCTCAAAGAGCTGGCTGTTCGATTCAGTCGCCTGGTCAACTTCAACAAGCTCGTCTTCTCCCCATTCTACCAAAAGATACTCCACAAGATACTGACAGCAGGGGAGATTCCCAGCATTGATACATAA